One genomic region from Prevotella sp. Rep29 encodes:
- a CDS encoding anaerobic C4-dicarboxylate transporter family protein, whose product MTLVIVIQLLIVLALIFIGARTGGIGLGIYGMLGVFILVFVFGLQPGKVPIDVMLIIVSVITATAMLEAAGGLDYLVQVAARFLRKHPEHITYYGPLTTWLFCLVAGTAHTSYSLLPIISEIATNNKIRPERPMTVATIAASLGITGSPMSAATAALISNDLLGAQGIELKDILLICIPASFIAILVAAFVQNFVGKELEDDPEYQRRVREGLIVSEEEGASVQKASYDKRAKYSVFAFLAGVVLVVLFGSVPSLRPSFEVNGVPERLSMTDTIEMVMMSVAVLILLVSRANVGKAVSGNIFQAGMVAVVAIFGIAWMGDTFFTGNMEFFRTQISHIVTQYPYLFSVALFLMSIMLFSQAAAVRTLYPLGIALGISPLALIAMFPAVNGYFFIPNYPTEVAAINFDRTGTTRIGKYVLNHSFQLAGFITTIVSIGLGYVITLFY is encoded by the coding sequence ATGACATTGGTTATTGTTATACAGTTGTTGATTGTGCTTGCCTTGATATTTATCGGGGCACGGACGGGTGGTATCGGACTGGGCATCTACGGCATGCTGGGTGTCTTTATCCTGGTGTTTGTCTTCGGTCTGCAGCCGGGCAAAGTGCCTATCGATGTGATGCTCATCATCGTTTCTGTGATTACGGCGACGGCGATGTTGGAGGCTGCCGGCGGATTGGACTATCTGGTTCAGGTTGCCGCGCGTTTCCTCCGAAAGCATCCTGAGCATATCACCTATTATGGTCCGCTGACGACGTGGCTCTTTTGTCTGGTGGCAGGCACGGCACACACCTCTTATTCGTTGCTGCCGATTATCTCGGAGATAGCCACGAACAACAAGATTCGTCCCGAGCGCCCGATGACCGTTGCGACGATTGCCGCCTCACTGGGTATTACGGGCAGTCCGATGTCTGCCGCGACGGCTGCGCTTATCAGCAACGACCTGCTGGGCGCTCAGGGAATCGAGCTGAAAGATATTCTGCTCATTTGTATTCCTGCTTCGTTCATCGCCATTCTCGTGGCAGCGTTCGTGCAGAATTTCGTGGGCAAGGAGCTGGAGGACGACCCTGAGTATCAGCGCCGGGTGCGTGAAGGACTGATTGTTTCCGAAGAGGAAGGAGCGTCTGTTCAAAAAGCGTCTTATGACAAGCGTGCGAAGTATTCCGTGTTTGCCTTTCTGGCAGGCGTGGTGCTGGTGGTGCTGTTCGGTTCTGTTCCGTCGTTGCGCCCGTCGTTCGAGGTCAATGGCGTACCGGAGCGTCTGTCGATGACGGACACGATAGAGATGGTGATGATGTCGGTGGCGGTGCTCATTCTGCTCGTCTCTCGCGCCAATGTGGGGAAAGCCGTCAGTGGCAACATCTTCCAGGCAGGTATGGTGGCGGTGGTAGCCATTTTCGGTATTGCGTGGATGGGCGACACGTTCTTTACGGGCAATATGGAGTTTTTCCGAACGCAGATATCCCATATCGTCACGCAGTATCCTTATCTCTTCTCCGTTGCCTTGTTCCTGATGAGCATCATGCTCTTCTCACAGGCGGCAGCCGTGCGCACCCTCTATCCGCTGGGCATCGCACTGGGCATCAGTCCGTTGGCACTCATCGCCATGTTCCCGGCAGTCAACGGCTACTTCTTCATTCCCAACTATCCCACGGAGGTGGCAGCCATCAATTTCGACCGCACGGGAACGACGCGCATCGGCAAATATGTGCTCAACCATTCGTTCCAGCTTGCAGGCTTCATCACCACCATTGTCAGCATCGGACTCGGCTACGTGATAACGCTCTTTTATTGA